Proteins co-encoded in one uncultured Methanomethylovorans sp. genomic window:
- a CDS encoding TspO/MBR family protein has translation MFAPMLLTAIVTIFCIIVAWNDIKNREYSTLPGIIVLIFIAVMSTISMWEQKLPFAMIVGESLIISSIFTAITIFVSGMEFDKTTISYTMGIFAPVLYTFFTLLKTTNPFIPLILFTFPLMAWTIPKQLIRTLVSSNPLVKIIWTAIYIALIITSSAFLIKYLGDSTLTRALILLNFTTPVGIQFRQLSIGNGDIMLIWLITAICLYLEMDPTAGFGVILYAVLLMFIFTPFRVYYNLKKHDCEIIKPFIKSTVSLYSSVIIGMIISYNLIQKIILSHLIQNTEITTKIGLITMIGILMFVTTLLLRKKISKPFDRMITVSIKIATISIIGYLILPLNWFIGLTAIYITRYITTSPQDIVKSKKHESIEIIVLSIIIGTFIFTIEDVLFTVYNNNMSILTMPAMLIMFSVMIEYSLSFMKIIEHIVKTDMDNISKRIENIKTLKNEPFAVELTLAFILVCVFGSPGYLIGHTILGF, from the coding sequence ATGTTTGCACCAATGCTTCTTACAGCTATAGTTACAATATTTTGCATAATTGTAGCATGGAACGATATAAAAAATAGAGAATATAGTACACTTCCTGGAATTATTGTCCTGATATTTATAGCAGTAATGAGTACAATCTCAATGTGGGAGCAAAAACTACCTTTCGCAATGATAGTCGGAGAAAGTTTAATAATAAGTTCCATTTTTACAGCAATAACAATATTTGTTTCTGGAATGGAGTTTGATAAAACAACGATATCTTATACTATGGGTATATTTGCTCCAGTATTATACACATTCTTTACTTTACTGAAAACGACAAATCCATTTATTCCATTGATATTATTTACATTCCCCCTTATGGCATGGACAATTCCAAAACAATTGATTCGTACACTTGTATCAAGTAATCCACTCGTAAAAATCATCTGGACAGCTATCTATATTGCATTAATTATAACATCAAGTGCATTCTTGATAAAATATCTTGGAGATTCAACACTCACAAGAGCATTGATCTTACTTAATTTTACAACTCCTGTTGGAATACAGTTCCGGCAACTAAGCATTGGCAATGGAGATATAATGTTAATATGGTTAATCACAGCAATATGCTTATACCTTGAAATGGATCCTACCGCAGGATTCGGAGTGATCCTATATGCTGTTTTATTAATGTTCATATTTACACCATTCAGGGTATATTATAATCTAAAAAAACATGATTGTGAAATCATAAAACCTTTTATTAAAAGCACTGTTTCTCTATACTCAAGTGTAATAATTGGAATGATAATTTCATACAACCTAATACAAAAAATAATTCTCAGTCACCTTATTCAAAATACCGAAATTACCACTAAAATTGGTTTAATTACAATGATTGGGATATTAATGTTTGTTACAACACTTCTTTTACGAAAAAAGATATCCAAACCATTTGACAGAATGATTACAGTATCGATTAAAATAGCAACTATATCTATAATTGGATATCTTATTCTCCCTCTTAACTGGTTCATTGGTTTAACAGCAATTTATATCACAAGATATATTACAACAAGTCCACAAGATATAGTTAAGAGTAAAAAACACGAATCTATCGAAATTATAGTTTTATCTATCATAATAGGAACTTTCATATTCACAATTGAAGATGTACTGTTCACTGTATATAATAACAATATGAGTATCTTAACGATGCCAGCGATGCTTATTATGTTCTCTGTAATGATAGAATATTCCTTGTCATTCATGAAAATAATCGAACATATTGTAAAAACAGATATGGATAATATCAGTAAAAGGATTGAAAATATTAAAACCTTAAAAAATGAGCCATTTGCTGTAGAGCTTACACTTGCATTTATACTTGTTTGTGTATTTGGCTCACCTGGATACTTGATAGGTCATACAATATTAGGATTCTGA
- the iscB gene encoding RNA-guided endonuclease IscB, whose product MRVFVLNKNGKPLMPTFPVIARLLLKEKKAKVVRKTPFTIKLLYETTEYTQPITAGMDTGSAMVGCAAISGNRVLYQSEIILRNDIKDKMTQRRQYRRTRRTRKLRYREPRFDNRGKEGKIAPSLRSKIESHIREKNFVESILPVTKWIVELASFDIHKITNPIVEGIDYQNGKQKGFYNVKQYVLSRDNYTCQYCSGKSKDNVLECHHIVFRKNKGTDTPTNLINLCKTCHQDLHAKYTQDTFPIHGIKSRTKHPTEMGIIKSQIKKSNWNFTETFGYETKYKREQVLKIPKTHSNDAIVICCNDYQVIQPDDTIYVKRHVAVGDYQQTTGKRSEKKIPTGKLFGLRKFDLIKTIKGIGFVKGKRSSGYFVICDIFNKTISNSVKVKTECVRLQARKTTIVQLTRRNSSTV is encoded by the coding sequence ATGAGAGTTTTCGTATTGAACAAAAATGGTAAACCACTTATGCCGACTTTTCCGGTAATAGCAAGGCTATTGCTCAAGGAAAAGAAAGCAAAGGTAGTTCGCAAAACCCCATTTACCATCAAGTTACTTTACGAAACAACCGAATATACCCAACCAATAACTGCAGGAATGGATACAGGATCAGCAATGGTTGGATGTGCAGCGATCTCAGGGAATCGGGTCCTATACCAATCTGAAATTATCTTAAGAAACGATATCAAGGATAAGATGACTCAGAGAAGACAATATAGGAGGACAAGAAGAACAAGAAAACTAAGATACAGGGAACCTAGATTTGATAACAGAGGAAAAGAAGGAAAGATAGCACCATCGCTAAGAAGCAAGATAGAATCTCATATTAGAGAAAAGAACTTTGTTGAATCAATCCTTCCAGTAACTAAATGGATAGTTGAATTGGCTTCATTCGATATTCATAAGATAACCAATCCTATTGTAGAAGGAATTGATTACCAGAACGGAAAACAGAAAGGATTCTACAACGTTAAACAATATGTTCTTTCCAGAGACAATTATACCTGTCAGTATTGTTCTGGAAAATCGAAGGATAATGTACTTGAATGCCACCACATTGTTTTCAGGAAGAACAAAGGAACTGACACACCAACTAACCTGATTAACCTCTGTAAGACTTGTCATCAGGATCTCCATGCAAAATATACTCAGGACACTTTTCCAATACACGGAATTAAGTCCAGAACAAAGCATCCTACTGAAATGGGCATAATCAAATCACAAATTAAAAAAAGTAACTGGAACTTTACTGAAACATTTGGTTATGAGACCAAGTACAAGAGAGAACAAGTTCTCAAAATACCAAAAACTCATAGTAATGATGCTATTGTAATCTGTTGCAATGATTACCAGGTCATTCAACCAGATGATACTATCTACGTGAAAAGACATGTAGCTGTAGGAGATTACCAACAAACAACGGGGAAACGTTCTGAGAAGAAAATACCTACCGGAAAACTGTTCGGATTAAGAAAGTTTGATTTGATAAAGACAATAAAAGGTATTGGATTCGTAAAAGGAAAAAGAAGTTCTGGATACTTTGTTATTTGTGATATCTTCAACAAAACG
- a CDS encoding AAA family ATPase: MFDRESLILRPELLQTGFIPERILFRDEQINKLVTTFSPILRGYQPKDIVMLGKSNTGKTIVANRILKDLREKVNHKTTDLEIIDTSYSIVFSPERAIQNVIYRITNDDAIYETELNEQQLVSKLIDILETKEMSLLIVDHSVPGKKSKDYLKLLFDAQAFLQTRNTNVFVFFLLIIDSNIENWQIDDNYITIFFSPYSKKEVEKIVFDRKDAFREGAISDEIIKKCIMAVPNSISEIFSLLLDATIIAESKNANSVTNEHIDNLLKTRKAESIMGIINMLPPAQRIVLLIIATLSSEKKEVHTSDIYNKYVSLCEKENIKALSKPRISQIIGGFEETGILTRKVSYEGIPGRLSIITLNIQSEYLREMLNEVSKIE; this comes from the coding sequence ATGTTTGACAGAGAAAGTTTAATATTAAGACCAGAACTCCTGCAGACAGGTTTCATTCCCGAAAGGATCTTATTTCGAGATGAACAAATAAATAAATTAGTTACAACATTTTCTCCGATTCTAAGAGGATATCAACCCAAAGATATCGTTATGCTCGGAAAATCTAATACAGGAAAAACAATTGTTGCAAACAGGATTCTCAAAGATCTAAGAGAAAAAGTAAATCATAAAACAACGGACCTTGAAATCATTGATACGTCTTATTCTATTGTATTTAGTCCTGAAAGAGCAATTCAGAATGTGATATACAGAATCACAAATGATGATGCCATATATGAAACAGAGCTCAATGAGCAACAATTAGTATCAAAATTGATTGATATTCTTGAAACAAAAGAAATGTCCTTATTAATTGTTGATCATAGTGTTCCAGGCAAAAAATCAAAGGATTATCTAAAGCTCCTTTTCGATGCACAGGCCTTCTTGCAAACAAGAAATACAAACGTGTTCGTTTTTTTCCTTCTCATTATTGATAGTAATATTGAAAATTGGCAAATTGATGACAATTATATTACAATATTTTTCTCTCCATATTCCAAAAAAGAAGTAGAGAAAATTGTTTTCGATAGAAAAGATGCCTTTAGGGAAGGAGCAATTTCAGATGAAATAATCAAAAAATGTATAATGGCAGTACCGAATAGTATATCTGAGATATTTTCCTTACTTTTAGATGCAACAATTATTGCAGAATCAAAAAATGCAAACTCTGTTACTAATGAACATATTGACAATTTGTTAAAAACTAGAAAAGCAGAAAGTATTATGGGAATCATCAACATGCTTCCTCCTGCTCAGAGAATAGTACTTCTAATAATAGCTACACTATCAAGTGAAAAAAAAGAAGTACATACTTCTGATATTTATAATAAATATGTATCTTTGTGCGAAAAAGAAAATATAAAAGCCTTGTCAAAACCAAGAATCTCACAAATAATAGGTGGATTTGAAGAAACGGGAATACTCACAAGAAAAGTATCCTACGAAGGAATTCCCGGTAGATTGTCTATAATTACTCTAAATATTCAATCTGAATATCTAAGAGAAATGCTCAACGAGGTGAGTAAAATTGAATAA
- the nrdD gene encoding anaerobic ribonucleoside-triphosphate reductase, whose product MIEIKDSQQEPIDISIHSKKVVQSTLDGNTISPIPKVRTTDGHVIEWNREAIISQLIKDTTLGESFSGKPSIIKEEAIEIAISVENQIRSMRISFLSGALIREMVNRELLERGHIEWRNVSTRIGTPVVDACEIDLGSGFESNENANLQGNAETSHKKKADKISKEQYLLLLPPKIADLHLNGDIHIHDLEYLGTRPFCQDWDLRYFFYYGLMPDGNGTKASVAGPAMKAEVAILHAVKALGSAQTNFAGGQGFYNFLTFLAPYLEGKEYREIEQLMQMFVYEMTQMMVARGGQLVFSSVQLSPGVPKLWKDKPVVYKGKVWDGVQSPHRREYGEFEREVRLSFKALMNVMLQGDYWGKPFSFPKPEISIEPDFMQEDELFNKSHPELPTYDDLYTMSFKLASKFGTPYFDNQLPEYRGAGNGISCYQCCAYQFSATPGSDAKFDEKLDFNNGMHFSMGSWQVVSLNCPRAAYRSNGDDKTLFANLRALMDESIKLFKIKRSWMTKVMNANRMPFVTQRPKDPRTNQKGEIAVDLNALVYTIGVVGINEMVQYHTGKQMHESKDSFKLAIRAMIEMGQYAKKLSEEHGMEIVLARTPAETTCQRFAVSDLLHADYREKAELVIKGDVQLALKNLGKIRDLPVYYTNGTHVPPGAGVSLTERIRIEQAFFSIVAGGNILHIWMGESAPDPKGLKDFAMNIAKNTQVGYFAFTKDMTICQNDFHVMSGLHDKCENCGSNNVEQLSRVTGYIQAVGGWNAAKKQELIDRQRYSIFNMV is encoded by the coding sequence ATGATTGAGATTAAAGATAGCCAACAAGAACCAATAGATATATCCATTCATTCGAAAAAAGTGGTGCAATCAACTTTAGATGGAAATACCATTTCACCCATTCCAAAAGTAAGGACTACTGATGGGCATGTTATCGAATGGAATAGAGAGGCAATAATTTCTCAACTAATTAAGGATACAACACTCGGAGAATCCTTTAGCGGAAAACCTTCTATCATAAAAGAAGAGGCCATTGAAATAGCAATCTCAGTCGAGAACCAGATTCGTAGTATGAGGATTAGTTTCCTGTCAGGGGCTCTTATTCGAGAAATGGTTAATAGGGAACTTCTGGAAAGAGGGCATATCGAATGGAGAAATGTATCAACGAGGATAGGTACTCCGGTAGTTGACGCATGTGAGATTGATCTAGGAAGTGGTTTTGAATCAAACGAAAATGCTAACCTTCAGGGGAACGCGGAAACTTCTCACAAGAAAAAAGCTGATAAAATTTCAAAGGAACAATACTTGTTATTGTTGCCACCGAAGATAGCTGATCTTCATCTGAATGGAGATATTCACATCCATGATCTTGAATACCTTGGAACCCGGCCATTTTGTCAGGATTGGGATCTGAGGTATTTCTTCTACTATGGCTTAATGCCAGATGGAAATGGGACAAAGGCAAGTGTTGCAGGACCTGCTATGAAAGCAGAAGTTGCTATTCTACATGCAGTAAAAGCACTTGGAAGTGCTCAGACAAACTTTGCTGGTGGTCAAGGATTCTACAATTTCCTTACATTCCTTGCTCCTTACCTGGAAGGAAAAGAATACAGAGAAATCGAACAGCTAATGCAGATGTTCGTGTACGAAATGACACAAATGATGGTTGCTCGTGGAGGACAGCTGGTGTTCTCATCAGTTCAGCTTTCTCCAGGCGTACCAAAGCTCTGGAAGGACAAACCTGTAGTGTATAAGGGCAAAGTATGGGATGGAGTTCAAAGTCCTCACAGAAGAGAATATGGTGAGTTTGAGAGAGAAGTAAGGTTATCCTTCAAAGCTTTAATGAATGTCATGCTTCAAGGCGATTATTGGGGGAAACCTTTCAGTTTCCCAAAACCAGAAATATCCATTGAGCCTGATTTCATGCAAGAAGATGAGTTGTTCAATAAATCTCATCCCGAATTGCCAACGTATGATGACCTGTATACAATGTCATTTAAACTTGCATCAAAGTTCGGAACGCCTTATTTTGACAATCAGCTTCCTGAATACAGGGGAGCCGGAAATGGAATCTCCTGCTACCAGTGTTGTGCATACCAGTTCTCAGCTACTCCCGGAAGCGATGCAAAGTTTGACGAAAAATTAGATTTCAATAATGGTATGCATTTTTCAATGGGTTCATGGCAGGTAGTTTCACTGAATTGCCCAAGAGCAGCTTACAGGTCAAATGGTGATGATAAAACATTATTTGCAAATCTCCGTGCTCTAATGGATGAAAGCATTAAACTGTTCAAGATAAAGCGATCATGGATGACCAAGGTAATGAATGCAAACCGAATGCCGTTTGTTACACAAAGACCAAAGGATCCACGTACCAATCAAAAGGGAGAAATTGCAGTTGATCTGAATGCTCTGGTTTACACAATAGGTGTTGTAGGGATTAATGAAATGGTGCAATATCATACAGGAAAACAAATGCATGAATCAAAGGATTCTTTCAAGCTTGCTATCAGGGCTATGATTGAGATGGGTCAATATGCAAAAAAACTATCTGAGGAACACGGGATGGAAATTGTTCTGGCCAGAACACCTGCAGAAACAACCTGTCAGAGATTTGCTGTATCAGATTTGTTACACGCAGATTACAGAGAGAAAGCTGAACTGGTCATAAAGGGTGATGTTCAATTAGCTCTCAAGAACCTTGGAAAAATTAGGGACCTTCCTGTATATTATACAAATGGTACACACGTTCCTCCTGGAGCAGGTGTTTCTTTGACTGAACGTATAAGGATAGAACAGGCTTTCTTCTCGATTGTTGCTGGAGGAAATATTCTCCATATATGGATGGGAGAAAGTGCTCCAGATCCGAAGGGCCTGAAGGATTTTGCAATGAACATTGCCAAGAACACACAGGTTGGTTATTTTGCGTTCACGAAAGACATGACAATATGCCAGAATGATTTCCATGTTATGAGTGGTCTTCACGATAAATGTGAAAATTGTGGGTCAAATAATGTTGAGCAGCTTTCCAGAGTAACAGGCTATATTCAGGCTGTTGGTGGTTGGAATGCTGCAAAGAAACAGGAACTAATTGATAGACAAAGATATTCGATTTTCAATATGGTATAA
- a CDS encoding minichromosome maintenance protein MCM, whose amino-acid sequence MNNDTINELVAFLKLYYWDDILELANNYPDKDNLIVDYSNIETYNSGNLVPIFKESPATFLEDFNEALRTIDLPVDVDLKSATIRIHNFPGRIPISDIRSEHINKFIAVEGIISQITSVKPKTTMTVHQCMRCECEMEIFQTGTKLIVPQFCDNETCGKKGPFKDLVEKYEFVNTQDVLIQDPPESLKGKTNPDNLKINVEGNLVGKLNAGDRVIFNGIISILPIIGRDGKSTYFEFVLNANSFEKLVDDYEEIEITEEDILLITECSKDPKIFTKLIQSIAPAIKGHDEIKEALVLQLFGGTSKILNDNTRIRGESHIMLIGDPGVAKSQLLRKMIEFAPRGILASGKGSSIAGLTATATKDESGRWTLQAGALVLADGGIAAIDEMDKMSKEDQSAFHEAMEQQTVTITKAGINTTLRSRCAILGAANPKYGRFDKFEAIMSQLTLPPALMSRFDLIFLMLDIPNEKKDSEISMHILQSHQAGIDRKIIESKMPFSGEIDEIRKTASPEISPELIKKYVAYCRKCVIPRIPDDVIRILQNFYLDMRRSTSNSQDNPVPVTARQLEGLIRLTEASARIRLRQFAEEDDAKRTIRLTLASMDQVYKDPLTGKYDVDIVATGTSKSQKDKIQLLKNVIDYLGRYKVQKVKIIEEMKLKGFDERTTEELIEKMKRSGDIMSPSHDTITLV is encoded by the coding sequence TTGAATAACGATACCATAAATGAACTAGTTGCATTCCTGAAACTATATTATTGGGATGACATTCTGGAATTAGCTAACAACTACCCTGATAAAGATAATTTGATCGTTGATTATAGCAATATAGAAACTTACAATAGTGGAAATCTTGTCCCTATTTTTAAAGAGTCACCTGCTACATTTTTAGAGGATTTTAATGAAGCTCTGAGAACTATAGACCTGCCGGTTGATGTAGACCTTAAATCTGCTACTATCAGAATCCATAATTTCCCAGGAAGAATACCTATATCTGATATTAGAAGTGAGCATATTAACAAATTCATAGCTGTTGAGGGCATCATCAGTCAAATCACTAGTGTAAAACCAAAGACAACAATGACTGTACACCAATGTATGAGATGTGAATGTGAAATGGAAATATTCCAAACAGGGACAAAACTAATAGTGCCTCAATTTTGTGATAATGAAACATGTGGAAAAAAAGGACCATTCAAAGATTTAGTTGAAAAATACGAATTCGTTAATACCCAAGACGTATTGATACAGGATCCTCCAGAATCATTGAAAGGAAAAACCAACCCAGACAACCTGAAAATTAATGTTGAAGGTAATCTCGTTGGAAAACTCAATGCTGGAGATCGGGTTATTTTTAACGGTATTATTAGCATACTTCCAATCATTGGAAGGGATGGTAAATCAACGTATTTTGAATTCGTTCTTAATGCAAATTCATTCGAGAAACTTGTAGATGATTACGAGGAAATCGAGATCACTGAAGAAGATATTCTGTTGATCACGGAATGCTCTAAAGATCCGAAAATATTCACAAAACTCATACAAAGCATTGCACCCGCTATCAAAGGACATGATGAGATAAAAGAAGCTCTGGTGCTTCAATTGTTCGGAGGAACATCAAAGATACTGAATGATAACACTCGTATTCGTGGTGAATCTCATATAATGCTTATAGGAGATCCTGGAGTTGCAAAGAGCCAGCTCCTTAGAAAAATGATCGAGTTCGCTCCCAGAGGAATACTTGCCTCTGGAAAAGGTAGTTCAATTGCAGGCCTGACAGCAACTGCAACAAAGGATGAATCCGGAAGATGGACCTTACAGGCAGGAGCATTAGTACTTGCTGATGGTGGAATAGCTGCTATTGATGAAATGGATAAGATGTCAAAAGAAGACCAGTCTGCATTCCACGAAGCTATGGAACAACAGACAGTGACTATTACAAAAGCTGGCATCAATACAACTCTAAGAAGCAGGTGTGCTATTCTAGGAGCTGCTAATCCAAAATATGGTAGATTTGATAAATTTGAGGCCATCATGAGCCAACTAACTCTACCGCCTGCTCTCATGTCAAGGTTCGATCTGATATTCCTCATGCTCGATATTCCAAATGAAAAGAAAGATTCCGAGATATCCATGCATATCCTGCAGTCTCACCAGGCAGGCATAGATCGTAAGATCATAGAGTCAAAAATGCCTTTTAGTGGTGAAATTGACGAAATCAGAAAAACCGCAAGTCCAGAGATCAGTCCTGAGCTAATCAAGAAATACGTAGCTTATTGCAGAAAATGTGTTATTCCAAGAATCCCAGATGATGTTATAAGAATACTACAAAACTTTTATCTTGATATGAGGAGGAGCACATCAAATTCTCAGGATAATCCTGTCCCTGTTACTGCAAGACAACTTGAAGGATTGATCAGGTTAACTGAAGCTAGTGCAAGGATACGATTAAGACAATTCGCTGAAGAAGATGATGCAAAGCGAACCATCCGTCTAACACTTGCTAGTATGGATCAGGTTTATAAAGACCCTTTAACTGGAAAATATGATGTAGATATTGTAGCTACCGGGACCAGCAAAAGCCAGAAAGATAAAATCCAGCTTCTTAAAAATGTAATTGACTATCTCGGAAGATACAAAGTACAAAAAGTAAAAATCATCGAAGAAATGAAACTGAAAGGTTTTGATGAAAGAACTACTGAAGAACTGATAGAAAAGATGAAACGATCCGGAGATATCATGTCTCCTTCTCATGACACTATAACGCTTGTCTAA